One genomic window of Pseudomonas chlororaphis subsp. piscium includes the following:
- the selD gene encoding selenide, water dikinase SelD, which yields MSEPIRLTQYSHGAGCGCKISPQVLEVILAGSGAQNLDPKLWVGNASRDDAAVYAIDEERGVVSTTDFFMPIVDDPFDFGRIAATNAISDIYAMGGDPLMAIAILGWPVNVLAPEVAREVIRGGRAVCDAAGIPLAGGHSIDAPEPIFGLAVTGLVEKRHMKRNDTATAGCLLYLTKPLGIGVLTTAEKKGKLRSADVGLARDWMCTLNKPGSRFGKLDGVTAMTDVTGFGLLGHLVEMADGSNLTARIHYDRVPRLPGVEYYLDQGCVPGGTQRNFDSYADKLGRIQALHKLVLCDPQTSGGLLIAVTPEGNAAFLALAAELGLELAPIGELVERQSNAVEVI from the coding sequence ATGAGCGAGCCGATTCGCCTGACCCAGTACAGCCACGGTGCGGGTTGCGGTTGCAAGATTTCTCCCCAGGTCCTGGAGGTGATTCTGGCCGGCAGCGGCGCGCAGAACCTCGACCCGAAACTCTGGGTCGGCAACGCCTCGCGCGATGACGCGGCGGTGTACGCCATCGACGAAGAGCGCGGCGTGGTCTCGACCACCGACTTCTTCATGCCGATCGTCGACGACCCGTTCGACTTCGGGCGCATCGCCGCCACCAACGCCATCAGCGATATCTACGCCATGGGCGGCGACCCCTTGATGGCCATCGCCATCCTCGGCTGGCCGGTGAATGTGCTGGCGCCGGAGGTCGCCCGCGAGGTGATTCGCGGCGGGCGCGCGGTGTGCGACGCAGCCGGCATTCCCCTGGCCGGCGGCCATTCGATCGACGCCCCGGAACCGATCTTCGGCCTGGCCGTCACCGGCCTGGTGGAAAAGCGCCACATGAAGCGCAACGACACCGCCACCGCCGGTTGCCTGCTGTACCTGACCAAACCCCTGGGCATCGGCGTGCTGACCACGGCCGAGAAGAAGGGCAAGTTGCGCAGCGCCGACGTCGGCCTGGCCCGTGACTGGATGTGCACCCTGAACAAACCCGGCAGCCGCTTCGGCAAGCTCGACGGCGTGACCGCGATGACCGACGTCACCGGTTTCGGCCTGCTCGGGCACCTGGTGGAAATGGCCGACGGCAGCAACCTGACCGCGCGCATCCACTACGATCGCGTGCCGCGCCTGCCCGGGGTCGAGTACTACCTGGACCAGGGCTGCGTGCCGGGTGGCACCCAGCGCAATTTCGACAGCTACGCCGACAAGCTCGGGCGTATCCAGGCCCTGCACAAGCTGGTGCTGTGCGACCCGCAGACCAGCGGCGGGCTGCTGATCGCCGTCACGCCCGAGGGCAATGCGGCCTTCCTCGCGCTGGCCGCCGAACTCGGCCTGGAACTGGCGCCGATCGGTGAGCTGGTTGAGCGACAGAGCAACGCGGTCGAGGTGATCTGA
- the mnmH gene encoding tRNA 2-selenouridine(34) synthase MnmH — protein sequence MPIDITDYREIFLNDRPMMDTRAPIEFTKGAFPGVVNLPLMTDHERQRVGTCYKQQGQQAAIVLGHQLVSGAIKAERIQAWADFARAHPDGYLYCFRGGLRSQIVQQWLKDEAGIDYPRVGGGYKAMRTFLLDTLEGAVAECDFVLLGGMTGIGKTEVLHQLANGLDLEGHANHRGSSFGKRASGQPSNIDFENRLAVDILKKRERGIARFVLEDENRMIGSCALPLPLYQGMQRFPMVWLEDGLEGRIERILRDYVIDLCAEFVAVHGEDGFARFSQRLLESLNNIRKRLGGERHQRLYQLLEAALAEQARSGSVDLHRAWIEGLLKEYYDPMYAFQRESKGARIEFVGEQAAVLEYLRERASQRG from the coding sequence ATGCCCATCGATATCACCGACTACCGCGAAATCTTCCTCAACGACCGGCCGATGATGGACACCCGCGCGCCGATCGAATTCACCAAGGGCGCCTTTCCCGGCGTGGTCAACCTGCCGCTGATGACCGACCACGAACGGCAGCGGGTCGGCACCTGCTACAAGCAGCAGGGCCAGCAGGCGGCGATTGTCCTCGGCCATCAACTGGTGTCCGGGGCGATCAAGGCCGAGCGTATCCAGGCCTGGGCCGACTTCGCCCGGGCCCACCCCGATGGTTACCTGTACTGCTTTCGCGGCGGCCTGCGTTCGCAGATCGTCCAGCAGTGGCTCAAGGACGAGGCCGGCATCGACTACCCGCGGGTCGGCGGCGGCTACAAGGCCATGCGTACCTTTCTGCTCGACACCCTCGAGGGCGCTGTGGCCGAGTGTGATTTTGTCCTGCTCGGCGGCATGACCGGCATCGGCAAGACCGAGGTGCTCCATCAACTGGCCAACGGCCTGGACCTGGAAGGCCACGCCAACCACCGCGGCTCCAGTTTCGGCAAGCGCGCCAGCGGCCAGCCGTCGAACATCGACTTCGAGAACCGCCTGGCGGTGGACATCCTGAAAAAGCGCGAGCGCGGCATCGCTCGCTTCGTGCTGGAAGACGAGAACCGCATGATCGGCAGTTGCGCCTTGCCGTTGCCGCTGTACCAGGGCATGCAGCGTTTCCCCATGGTCTGGCTGGAGGATGGCCTGGAGGGGCGGATCGAGCGGATCCTGCGCGACTACGTGATCGACCTGTGCGCGGAGTTTGTCGCGGTGCATGGCGAGGACGGCTTCGCGCGGTTTTCCCAGCGCCTGCTGGAAAGCCTGAACAACATCCGCAAACGCCTGGGGGGCGAGCGTCACCAGCGCCTGTACCAGCTGCTGGAGGCCGCCCTGGCCGAGCAGGCCCGCAGCGGCAGCGTGGACCTGCACCGGGCCTGGATCGAAGGGTTGCTCAAGGAGTATTACGACCCGATGTATGCCTTCCAGCGCGAAAGCAAGGGCGCGCGGATCGAGTTCGTCGGCGAGCAGGCGGCGGTACTGGAGTATTTGCGCGAACGGGCCAGCCAGCGGGGCTGA
- a CDS encoding permease, which produces MPSLAPASPVRGWSFWWKPALFVLVACVGLYFVKWSPYYAKAFIAADSHSIGASIINDQPSSPLSAALAYAQVYFLAIWKAAVLAVILGSLLQVLIPRDWLLRLFGRAGFGSTLRGGLFALPGMMCSCCAAPVAASMRRQNVSVGAALAFWIANPVLNPATLVFMGFVLGWGFTALRLVAGIVLVLGVSLVAQRIARPEQLPEAAVEAVVEASTGNDGAFFSRWARSLWQLFWSTIPIYVLAVLVLGAARVWLFPHVEGAIGDSLLWLVPLAIVGTLFVIPTAAEIPIVQTMMALGMGTGPAVALLMTLPSISLPSLLMLRKDFDARVLVTVAGLTMLIGVVCGLIGAALL; this is translated from the coding sequence ATGCCCAGCCTTGCCCCTGCCAGCCCCGTCCGGGGCTGGTCGTTCTGGTGGAAACCCGCCCTGTTCGTCCTGGTGGCGTGCGTCGGCCTCTACTTCGTCAAGTGGTCGCCCTACTACGCCAAGGCCTTTATCGCCGCCGACAGCCACAGCATCGGCGCCTCGATCATCAACGATCAGCCCTCCTCGCCTTTGAGCGCCGCCCTGGCCTACGCCCAGGTGTATTTCCTGGCGATCTGGAAAGCCGCGGTGCTGGCGGTGATCCTCGGCTCGCTGCTGCAAGTGCTGATCCCGCGGGACTGGCTGCTGCGCCTGTTCGGCCGCGCCGGTTTCGGTTCGACCCTGCGCGGCGGCCTGTTCGCCCTGCCGGGCATGATGTGTTCCTGCTGCGCCGCGCCCGTGGCCGCCAGCATGCGTCGGCAGAATGTCTCGGTGGGCGCGGCGCTGGCCTTCTGGATCGCCAACCCGGTGCTCAACCCGGCAACCCTGGTGTTCATGGGTTTTGTCCTCGGCTGGGGTTTCACCGCCCTGCGGCTGGTGGCGGGCATCGTGCTGGTGCTGGGGGTGTCGCTAGTGGCCCAGCGCATCGCCCGTCCCGAACAACTGCCGGAGGCGGCGGTGGAAGCCGTGGTCGAAGCCAGCACAGGCAACGACGGCGCCTTCTTCAGCCGCTGGGCGCGCAGCCTGTGGCAGCTGTTCTGGAGCACCATTCCGATCTATGTGCTGGCGGTGCTGGTGCTGGGCGCGGCGCGGGTCTGGCTGTTCCCCCATGTCGAGGGCGCGATCGGCGACAGCCTGCTGTGGCTGGTGCCGCTGGCGATTGTCGGCACGCTGTTCGTGATTCCCACCGCCGCGGAAATCCCCATCGTGCAGACCATGATGGCCCTGGGCATGGGCACCGGCCCGGCGGTGGCCTTGCTGATGACCCTGCCGAGCATCAGCCTGCCGTCGCTGCTGATGCTGCGCAAGGATTTCGACGCGCGGGTGCTGGTGACCGTGGCCGGGCTGACCATGCTGATTGGCGTGGTGTGCGGGTTGATTGGCGCGGCGTTGCTGTAA